The following are encoded in a window of Schistocerca gregaria isolate iqSchGreg1 unplaced genomic scaffold, iqSchGreg1.2 ptg000720l, whole genome shotgun sequence genomic DNA:
- the LOC126320479 gene encoding uncharacterized protein LOC126320479, with protein sequence MHLRSLRSPSPPKKCPNKIDIEILNKYKLHKSPERGSSFKHTDEPKKACIRDKRLSRPKKEKTRREEELKRQNQKVDELFGDLDLSKDNSKLPSKELQIEKFFESNLHKSSSSNSPSCASKPVSKSSFSDSTSSKSDHLAQKGFKSVKARKLTSDTGSSTYSSKIKNAPSSPDIKVHSKSSREVIEEDSCEEEEDWRSLLRKVTGYNPNDLKYRRLDAQNIPADSGFDQINNEEKKSRKIAIKEDREELEKLKKLV encoded by the exons ATGCATCTGCGTAGTCTTCGCTCCCCATCGCCCCCGAAAAAATGTCCAAATAAAATAGACATAGAAATATTGAATAAATACAAACTGCATA aatCACCTGAGCGTGGTTCTAGTTTCAAGCATACTGATG AACCCAAGAAGGCATGTATACGTGATAAACGCCTGTCTCGGCCAAAAAAAGAGAAGACACGCAGAGAGGAAGAATTAAAAAGGCAAAATCAAAAAGTAGACGAACTATTTGGAGATTTAGACTTATCAAAAGATAATTCAAAATTACCATCGAAGGAATTGCAGATAGAAAAATTTTTCGAATCTAATTTACATAAATCTTCTTCTTCAAATTCGCCAAGTTGTGCTTCGAAGCCTGTTTCAAAATCTAGTTTTTCTGATTCTACATCCTCTAAAAGTGATCATTTAGCTCAGAAAGGTTTTAAATCCGTGAAAGCTCGAAAATTGACATCGGATACAGGCTCTAGCACATATTCTTCTAAAATCAAGAATGCCCCGTCATCACCAGATATAAAAGTTCATTCTAAAAGCTCAAGAGAGGTTATCGAGGAAGACTCGTGTGAAGAGGAGGAAGATTGGAGAAGCCTGCTTCGAAAAGTTACTGGATATAATCCGAACGATTTAAAATATCGCCGACTTGATGCACAGAATATCCCAGCAGATTCAGGTTTTGACCAGATtaacaatgaagaaaagaaaagtagAAAAATTGCAATTAAAGAAGATCGAGAAGagcttgaaaaattaaaaaaacttgtgTAG
- the LOC126320452 gene encoding uncharacterized protein LOC126320452, with amino-acid sequence MDEQAHPSPPNDFKREKTSTQRNQEFDPANIQEHIKRLSHKFPIGHQPYRVIAGEKDIKKNFYRSQLKPKELLFFKNCSDSNYTVSTVCTKVLVENCDNVTIMLNEKVMTNIVELWKCKDVTIHIDTAIYTIQLDICNNVKLLFSHKDNYHQVVWAGVDDLSIEFQKASEHNMQTGLRQMKEIYTDLNDEIDQFIIRFLDDKLTSEQVVRLSNGYPTTKREADEWDAQQAKKDEAAEDRVRKMLDLAPQLGIHNFGLQKSAKGKVGRNEPCPCGSSLKYKKCCANNTQGERLAKSIVPEEKVK; translated from the exons ATGGATGAACAAGCTCATCCCTCTCCCCCCAACGATTTCAAGCGCGAAAAAACTTCAACTCAAAGAAACCAAGAGTTTGACCCTGCCAATATTCAAGAACACATTAAAAGATTATCTCACAAATTTCCTATTGGCCACCAGCCATACAGAGTAATT GCTGGAGAaaaggacattaaaaaaaatttttatagATCGCAACTGAAACCAAAAGAgcttttatttttcaaaaactgcTCCGACAGTAACTATACAGTATCCACAGTTTGTACAAAAGTACTTGTCG AAAATTGCGACAATGTCACCATAATGCTCAATGAAAAGGTTATGACCAATATAGTTGAACTATGGAAATGTAAAGATGTAACTATTCAT ATTGATACTGCCATATACACTATTCAACTAGACATTTGCAATAATGTCAAACTTCTTTTTTCTCACAAGGATAATTATCATCAAGTTGTTTGGGCAGGAGTGGATGACCTGTCTATTGAATTCCAAAAGGCATCTGAGCACAACATGCAAACAGGTCTTCGTCAGATGAAAGAAATTTACACTGATTTGAATGATGAAATCGATCAGTTTATTATTCGCTTTTTAGATGATAAGTTAACATCAGAACAGGTTGTTCGACTTTCAAATGGATACCCAACGACGAAACGTGAAGCTGATGAATGGGATGCCCAACAAGCTAAAAAGGATGAAGCAGCTGAAGATAGAGTACGAAAAATGCTAGACTTGGCACCTCAGCTGGGCATTCATAATTTTGGTTTACAAAAAAGTGCCAAAGGCAAGGTTGGACGCAACGAACCTTGTCCGTGTGGTAGTAGCTTAAAATACAAAAAATGCTGCGCAAATAATACTCAGGGTGAACGCCTTGCAAAAAGCATTGTCCCTGAAGAAAAAGTAAAATAG
- the LOC126320480 gene encoding kinesin-related protein 4-like yields the protein MVSLLEKSLLAWISNFSSTFLPANNISDIRDGNIISYVIHTMLENAPVQDFVPFSNNSCIDLKATFTSILERLSTYMFIHLNVVAGSKEELFDCLYSNIHIDSIAQTECSTPLVKILEVLLTIAVQSPTKEKSILGILQLPGEYQSCLIDSIQNVISIYQKKSHKVSINKAIDKNLDHKTKVDKLQADLEKLQQAYRAVCLENNQKKSENIELKKKVHELESGSVELKKYEHDSIEYGLGRESESHKQRLYKLKEANMLNELDIVVKALQKENEFLKSVVKQNESALISYSKRVDELSVYVTRYKMLEDELEIMKGKMSANKELEKSVQRLEGKIHTANEYIKQLEAVRDQYEKKIVELSAINKQEATLKANSERLRYDLSRLTQKLSEAENTAKEKDLQLVKLKEKLELVKKSESVYKALAEQSKPIHQHSNLSFQQLKTDLEKTNIKSAYQYQSTLADMLEGCRNIEPNSIDTEKLYLSLKVMTRQIEADALERMHEVNEGIDLKVTEMRKITQNVLSLIKQEKLAQKEKRKIQQELTCAIQNQESVDKENSELQQKLSCLTQERDSTKEEVIKLKEELVHAIQKQESVDKENSELQQKLSCLTQERDSTKEEVIKLKEELVHAIQKQESVDKENSELQQKLSCLTQERDSTKEEVIKLKEELVHAIQKQESVDKDNFDIQKLIRLLRDERDDARLELAYANQEKKERDEMLYQAEFRNKYVQQKVNTQSIWILVLYSMLLKSRDFKKLIEQQKNQLASKENIVFELLEEKKALSVQLADQNERFDAFLNEKAIQEQNFEKELEALKNKFDQRLWENSKDKIEALKKKIQQQKKRLEHQNIELKLAQDSLHQMGLKLYEKNSRRCLDLCEQQRQEFTPFESEVQKYTSVCVGGQELDDVKNGQNAEVNLSKNTENALHDKTKLGSLKKSAADKTFKPNRMTLAKKALMPRPSYQQVVRLSNGYPTTKREADEWDAQQAKKDEAAEDRVRKMLDLAPQLGIHNFGLQKSAKGKVHVAIRVRPLDPPLEAANDKVWVYNDTSIVHQNIETGRDAIIYTFDRVYNEEETNDVVFRESAMDIVDSVVQGINGTIFTYGQTASGKTFTMCGDDQNPGIILLVAQKLFNYVKSLPDQKFTLHIGYIEIYNEVVTDLLNPENTNLKIHENPLGDIFVGQLTEEHVTELSQITKLLKLGEQNRKVGNTNMTERSSRSHTIFKIKVKSEKLSDRPKDITKTSVLNLVDLAGSERASLTGAEGTRLKEGSHINKSLLALKRVISALAEKKGAAHIPFRDSKLTRILQPALGGNSRTAIICTITPSPLYQEESHTTLKFADCAKKIRTKPRVNESAGEIKKFFLGHIKSLESQLIVSNKVIAQYKKRSQLTQEGSSTDQVCDTQAREAELSPDLLAVKEQPKDMPECVVGDNERRIIRGVNWRSSLEKNSRLKHPPMRNSLSLDGSSVALARPEYKSANSINRMSYEGELETNKELPNGVDCIRSTEFQDHLDKLNTGPIEQEIKESEEDQKTDLVSFQFKEANENLELGKCDKSEFLAIDLKEAARELEQKTFYVENKYQEMGRLQEVLSGVRDAMAEFLSVESSVSEFKKEDVGVGEQEVSLEDLGQQEQEDGLKKGRQCLDTTTDMLGFLEQLKGWLKNENAKRFKAMQKAEHVQRDAVWETVDEVNLLEKPIQAEEAPEDADLRLEHVEDRGELGDELASAEGSEQCEIKKPCGAELRAIDIVEAERQINFQNELQQLWMNLMDRCGGSDGESNVDTSDLDVKVEVRREELNMIVKEFTDTVSGRWRETIESLKRRRALLDSAVHEDVNQNVQDLSHSSHSSNYSLEHMNLENQLEASLSNYKKLKKENECLVAQLQQASKQLEVSDKQIGSLRGESHQSEARYMNLENMNAQSQSAIQKIEEELTQSRESYRKLKLRYDAEVKESEKMARKLEAEKNIAEKQLLALKEKDGRQEETIQELNKILEELKGRVCKKSVESNEYDKRVEKQLKHIEGLEYKIKVQDELIEGLRSQVSGFVSAEEKVKNRVELLCSENLAYKNKERQWQNLEKRYSELERQFKNASIDADHIEELKCNLAASSEREKKLKRELSALQISSNEFATYKAKNEKLMKEHEVQLRQAQNDLDCLTAQHESICASYKKENAGLLEKVGKLESAVNPLELEKRQFETKYNESQKELAELKSKVSELSLKWQMALQEADESHCKYDRFEKELGKMRNDFGNLLREKGLLERQNTQLSETISRLKEEAKKSAQPELDQQQLLFRKLKDENHRMSTELDEARLELFKARNLLRNNDQKENNVNLANRANTSQAHNEDAEESCEEEGALEWTNECNRSPLRILEEYKNGSIQEPGEAITKLNKSISCYYSNKLKYYKRANRDLKKNLESFCITKERTEACWQDKCNKMTCEIRELNEQLNNLYLYAQNKRQYCSKLEEEKKCLMSKIA from the exons ATGGTGTCTCTACTTGAAAAAAGTTTATTAGCTTGG ATTTCAAATTTTAGTTCAACATTTCTTCCTGCCAATAACATTTCAGACATTAGGGATGGAAACATAATTTCTTACGTTATTCATACAAT GCTTGAAAATGCACCAGTTCAAGATTTTGTACCTTTTTCGAATAATTCTTGTATTGATCTAAAGGCGACCTTTACAAGTATTTTAGAGAGGCTATCAACCTATATGTTCATTCACTTAAATGTTGTAGCTGGTTCGAAAGAAGAGCTGTTTGACTGTCTTTACTCGAACATTCATATTGATTCGATAGCTCAAACTGAGTGTTCAACGCCTTTAGTCAAAATTCTAGAAGTTTTATTAACAATAGCAGTTCAATCTCCAACTAAAGAAAAGTCTATTCTCGGGATACTTCAATTACCTGGAGAATACCAGAGTTGTCTAATAGATAGTATTCAAAATGTAATTTCAATCTACCAGAAAAAGAGTCATAAGGTGTCTATAAATAAGGCGATCGACAAAAATTTGGATCACAAAACTAAGGTTGATAAACTTCAGGCAGATCTTGAAAAACTACAGCAAGCATACAGAGCAGTTTGTCTAGAAAATAATCAAAAGAAAAGCGAAAAtattgaacttaaaaaaaaagttcatgaaTTAGAGTCAGGTAGCGTCGAACTGAAAAAATACGAGCATGATTCCATAGAGTATGGTCTTGGAAGGGAAAGTGAAAGTCATAAGCAAAGGCTATATAAGCTTAAAGAAGCTAACATGTTAAATGAATTGGACATTGTTGTAAAGGCTCTACAAAAGGAGAACGAATTCTTAAAATCTGTAGTGAAACAAAATGAAAGTGCATTAATAAGCTACTCTAAACGAGTTGACGAATTGTCAGTGTATGTAACTAGGTATAAAATGTTAGAAGATGAGTTAGAGATCATGaaaggaaaaatgagtgctaataaAGAATTAGAGAAATCGGTTCAAAGACTTGAAGGGAAGATTCATACTGCTAACGAATATATCAAACAACTTGAAGCAGTTCGAGACCAGTATGAAAAAAAAATAGTAGAGCTAAGTGCTATCAATAAGCAAGAGGCAACATTGAAGGCAAATTCAGAACGACTTAGATACGATTTGTCTAGGTTAACTCAAAAATTGAGTGAGGCGGAAAATACAGCTAAAGAGAAGGATTTACAAttggttaaattaaaagaaaaactagaATTAGTGAAGAAGTCCGAAAGTGTTTACAAAGCCCTCGCTGAGCAAAGCAAGCCAATTCATCAACATTCCAATTTGTCTTTTCAACAACTGAAAACAGATTTAGAGAAGACGAATATCAAATCAGCCTATCAATATCAATCAACATTGGCGGATATGTTGGAGGGTTGTCGTAATATAGAACCTAACTCAATAGATACAGAAAAACTCTATTTATCCCTCAAAGTGATGACAAGACAAATTGAAGCCGATGCCTTAGAAAGAATGCATGAAGTGAATGAAGGTATCGACTTGAAGGTGACAGAAATGCGAAAAATAACCCAAAATGTCTTATCACTTATCAAACAAGAAAAGCTCGcacagaaagaaaagaggaaaattcAGCAAGAGCTTACGTGTGCTATCCAAAATCAAGAATCAGTTGACAAAGAAAATTCCGAGCTTCAACAAAAGCTATCATGTTTGACCCAAGAACGGGACTCTACGAAAGAAGAAGTCATAAAGCTCAAAGAAGAACTGGTACATGCTATCCAGAAACAAGAATCAGTTGACAAAGAAAACTCCGAGCTTCAACAAAAGCTATCATGTTTGACCCAAGAACGGGACTCTACGAAAGAAGAAGTCATAAAGCTCAAAGAAGAACTGGTACATGCTATCCAGAAACAAGAATCAGTTGACAAAGAAAACTCCGAGCTTCAACAAAAGCTATCATGTTTGACCCAAGAACGGGACTCTACGAAAGAAGAAGTCATAAAGCTCAAAGAAGAACTGGTACATGCTATCCAGAAACAAGAATCAGTTGATAAAGATAATTTCGATATTCAAAAATTGATACGCCTGCTTAGAGATGAACGAGACGACGCCAGATTAGAACTGGCTTATGCTaaccaggaaaaaaaagaaagagatgaGATGTTGTATCAGGCAGAATTTAGAAACAAATATGTCCAACAGAAAGTAAATACCCAAAGCATCTGGATATTGGTTTTATATTCAATGCTTTTGAAATCTCGAGATTTTAAAAAGCTGATTGAACAACAGAAAAATCAATTAGCGTCGAAAGAAAACATAGTCTTTGAACTGTTAGAAGAAAAGAAAGCCTTGTCAGTTCAATTAGCTGACCAGAATGAACGTTTTGATGCTTTTTTAAATGAGAAAGCGATTcaagaacaaaattttgaaaaagagcTAGAAGCTCTCAAAAACAAGTTTGACCAAAGATTATGGGAAAATAGCAAAGACAAAATTGAAGCACTGAAAAAGAaaattcaacaacaaaaaaagcgATTAGAACATCAAAATATTGAGTTGAAGTTAGCACAGGATTCACTGCATCAGATGGGTTTAAAATTGTACGAAAAAAATTCAAGAAGATGTTTAGATTTATGTGAACAACAACGACAAGAATTCACCCCATTTGAATCAGAAGTGCAAAAATACACCTCGGTGTGCGTAGGAGGTCAGGAACTCGATGATGTAAAAAATGGTCAAAATGCAGAGGTGAATTtgtcaaaaaatactgaaaatgcttTGCATGATAAAACAAAACTAGGTTCGCTAAAAAAATCGGCAGCCGATAAGACATTTAAACCGAATAGGATGACGTTAGCTAAAAAAGCGTTGATGCCGAGACCATCTTATCAACAA GTTGTTCGACTTTCAAATGGATACCCAACGACGAAACGTGAAGCTGATGAATGGGATGCCCAACAAGCTAAAAAGGATGAAGCAGCTGAAGATAGAGTACGAAAAATGCTAGACTTGGCACCTCAGCTGGGCATTCATAATTTTGGTTTACAAAAAAGTGCCAAAGGCAAG GTCCACGTAGCCATTCGAGTCCGTCCCCTCGATCCCCCCCTTGAAGCCGCTAATGACAAAGTGTGGGTATATAATGATACATCCATTGTACACCAAAACATAGAGACTGGAAGAGATGCGATTATTTACACATTTG ATCGTGTCTATAATGAAGAAGAAACGAACGATGTTGTCTTTAGGGAATCTGCAATGGATATTGTCGATTCGGTTGTTCAGGGTATAAACG GAACAATATTCACATATGGTCAAACGGCCTCTGGTAAAACATTTACTATGTGCGGTGATGATCAAAATCCTGGCATTATTTTGTTGGTCGCTCAAAAACTGTTCAACTACGTGAAAAGCCTACCAGATCAAAAATTCACCCTTCACATCGGTTACATCGAGATTTATAACGAAGTGGTTACCGATCTACTGAATCCGGAAAACACGAATTTAAAGATCCATGAGAATCCATTGGGCGACATTTTCGTAGGTCAATTGACGGAGGAGCACGTTACTGAGCTGTCCCAAATCACAAAATTGTTAAAACTCGGCGAGCAGAACCGAAAAGTCGGGAATACTAACATGACAGAGCGTTCTTCTCGTTCGCacactatttttaaaataaaagttaagaGCGAAAAACTTTCGGACAGGCCGAAAGACATT ACTAAAACCTCAGTTTTAAATTTAGTCGATTTGGCTGGAAGTGAGCGAGCGTCGCTGACAGGTGCAGAAGGCACGCGGCTTAAAGAAGGTTCTCATATCAATAAGAGTTTACTTGCATTGAAGCGGGTTATTTCAGCGCTCGCTGAAAAAAAGGGGGCTGCGCATATACCTTTTCGTGATTCCAAGCTTACCCGGATTCTCCAGCCAGCGCTTGGAGGCAATTCTCGGACGGCCATTATATGCACCATAACTCCTTCTCCCCTTTATCAAGAAGAGTCGCATacaactttgaagtttgctgattgCGCCAAAAAAATTCGTACAAAGCCTCGGGTTAACGAATCGGCTGGAGAAATAAAGAAGTTTTTCCTTGGGCACATCAAATCATTGGAATCCCAGCTGATTGTTTCGAATAAAGTCATAGCTCAGTACAAAAAGCGCTCACAGCTGACTCAGGAAGGGAGCAGCACTGATCAAGTCTGCGACACACAGGCTCGAGAAGCAGAGCTATCGCCCGATCTATTGGCAGTTAAAGAGCAGCCGAAAGACATGCCGGAATGTGTAGTAGGCGATAACGAGAGGAGGATCATCAGAGGGGTTAATTGGCGTAGCTCGTTAGAAAAAAATAGCAGGTTGAAGCACCCGCCTATGAGAAATTCTTTGAGCTTGGACGGCTCATCTGTCGCGTTGGCTCGGCCGGAATACAAGAGCGCAAATTCGATCAATAGGATGTCCTATGAGGGCGAGCTAGAAACAAATAAAGAATTACCCAATGGTGTTGACTGCATTCGATCGACGGAGTTTCAGGATCACCTAGATAAGTTGAATACAGGTCCAATCGAGCAGGAGATTAAAGAATCGGAGGAGGATCAAAAAACTGATTTAGTGAGTTTTCAGTTTAAAGAGGCGAATGAAAATTTAGAATTGGGCAAATGCGACAAGTCAGAGTTTCTTGCAATTGATTTGAAAGAAGCTGCTCGTGAATTAGAACAAAAAACGTTTTATGTTGAGAATAAGTACCAGGAAATGGGTCGGCTTCAAGAAGTACTCAGCGGTGTTCGTGATGCTATGGCTGAATTTTTGTCCGTCGAGAGCTCCGTGTCCGAGTTTAAAAAAGAGGACGTAGGAGTTGGGGAACAGGAGGTATCGCTAGAAGATCTGGGGCAGCAGGAACAAGAGGATGGATTAAAGAAAGGTCGCCAGTGTTTAGATACTACTACAGACATGTTGGGGTTTTTAGAGCAGCTTAAAGGCTGGTTGAAAAATGAGAATGCGAAGAGGTTCAAAGCTATGCAAAAGGCGGAGCATGTACAGAGAGACGCAGTATGGGAAACAGTTGATGAGGTGAATTTGCTTGAAAAACCAATTCAGGCTGAAGAAGCTCCAGAAGATGCCGATTTACGGTTGGAGCATGTTGAAGATCGGGGAGAATTGGGAGATGAGTTGGCTAGTGCTGAAGGATCGGAGCAGTGCGAAATAAAGAAGCCTTGTGGAGCAGAGCTGAGGGCGATTGATATAGTGGAAGCAGAGAGGCAAATAAATTTTCAGAACGAGTTGCAACAGCTGTGGATGAATTTGATGGACAGATGTGGAGGATCCGATGGGGAATCTAACGTTGATACATCTGACCTAGATGTGAAGGTAGAAGTGAGAAGGGAGGAGTTGAATATGATTGTGAAGGAGTTTACGGATACGGTTAGTGGCCGATGGAGGGAAACGATTGAGTCATTGAAGAGACGGCGAGCGTTGTTAGACAGTGCTGTGCATGAAGACGTAAATCAGAATGTGCAAGATTTGAGTCATTCATCGCATTCTTCGAATTATTCGTTGGAGCACATGAATTTAGAGAATCAATTGGAGGCGTCTCTATCGAattacaagaagttgaaaaaggagAATGAATGTTTGGTTGCTCAATTGCAGCAAGCAAGTAAACAGCTGGAAGTGTCAGACAAGCAGATAGGCAGTCTTAGAGGAGAATCCCATCAGAGCGAGGCGCGGTATATGAATTTAGAGAACATGAATGCTCAGTCTCAGAGTGCGATTCAGAAGATAGAAGAGGAGTTGACACAAAGTCGAGAGAGCTATCGGAAATTGAAACTAAGGTATGATGCAGAGGTGAAGGAGAGCGAGAAGATGGCGAGAAAGTTGGAAGCGGAAAAGAATatagcagagaagcagttgttggcgTTGAAGGAGAAAGACGGGAGGCAGGAAGAGACAATTCAAGAGTTGAATAAAATTCTAGAAGAGCTGAAGGGTCGGGTGTGTAAAAAGAGCGTGGAATCGAACGAATATGATAAGAGGGTTGAGAAGCAGTTGAAACATATTGAAGGACTAGAGTACAAGATCAAGGTGCAGGATGAGTTGATAGAAGGGTTGAGGTCGCAAGTGAGTGGTTTTGTGTCGGCTGAAGAGAAAGTCAAAAATAGAGTTGAACTTTTGTGTAGCGAAAATCTGGCATATAAGAATAAGGAGAGGCAATGGCAGAATTTAGAGAAGCGTTATTCGGAGTTGGAAAGACAGTTTAAAAATGCCTCGATTGATGCAGATCATATCGAGGAGCTCAAATGCAATCTCGCGGCATCGTCAGAAAGGGAGAAGAAGTTGAAGAGAGAACTGAGCGCGCTTCAGATAAGTTCGAATGAGTTCGCTACCTACAAGGCTAAGAATGAGAAATTGATGAAAGAACACGAGGTGCAGCTGAGGCAAGCTCAGAACGACTTAGATTGTCTCACTGCTCAGCACGAATCGATATGTGCGAGCTACAAAAAAGAGAATGCAGGCCTTTTAGAAAAGGTAGGCAAGTTGGAGTCGGCAGTAAATCCGCTAGAGCTTGAAAAGCGTCAGTTCGAGACGAAGTACAACGAAAGCCAAAAAGAGTTGGCGGAGCTGAAATCAAAGGTAAGCGAACTGTCACTCAAATGGCAGATGGCTTTACAGGAGGCTGATGAAAGCCATTGTAAATACGATCGATTTGAAAAGGAATTAGGCAAAATGCGGAATGACTTTGGAAATTTATTGCGTGAAAAGGGTTTACTTGAGCGCCAAAATACGCAGCTTAGTGAGACTATATCTCGGTTGAAAGAAGAGGCTAAGAAGTCTGCTCAACCGGAGCTAGATCAGCAACAGCTTTTGTTTAGAAAGCTGAAGGACGAAAATCATAGAATGTCGACGGAATTAGATGAAGCCCGCCTTGAGTTGTTCAAGGCTCGTAATTTATTGCGCAATAATGACCAGAAAGAGAATAACGTAAATTTAGCTAATCGTGCCAACACCTCTCAGGCGCACAATGAAGACGCTGAAGAGAGCTGCGAAGAAGAGGGCGCGTTGGAATGGACGAACGAATGTAACAGATCCCCGTTACGCATACTCGAAGAATACAAGAATGGAAGCATTCAAGAGCCGGGAGAGGCAATTACCAAGTTGAACAAGAGCATAAGTTGTTATTATTCCAACAAGCTCAAATATTACAAAAGAGCTAATAGGGACCTCAAAAAAAATCTTGAAAGTTTTTGCATAACCAAAGAGCGCACAGAGGCATGTTGGCAAGACAAATGCAATAAAATGACGTGCGAGATCCGCGAGCTTAATGAACAGCTAAACAATTTGTACTTATACGCCCAGAATAAGAGGCAGTATTGCTCAAAA